The following nucleotide sequence is from Pungitius pungitius chromosome 6, fPunPun2.1, whole genome shotgun sequence.
CTAAACTGACAGTTGGCCCAAATTCTTTGTGTCCAGCGTGACACTTGGACACATGAAGAGCCAaacggaaccccccccccccccccccccccagccatgAAGCGAAATGCAGCGCTCTGGAGTACTTGTGCACGACGTCGATCCGTCATACGAAGCTCTCCTCCATGTTGGAGCACAGCAGGAAGGAGTCGACCAGCCGCGGTTTGATGAGCTGCTGGTGGTCGGCCGCCTCAATGCTGTCCGGACACCCGGCTGCCAGCCTCCTCAAGGcggcctggacacacacacacatcagtatGCATGTGCACCAACACCcaaaaaacacatacatgcaTCATCATGCTGTAGGcctgcatgtaaacacacacacacacacacacgtggtatGTGGTTGCAAACCATGGATGgagttgaaatgtttttctttattggCCTGTGAAACACGCGTGAGTTACATTAACGGCACAAAGGTCACAAAggagctgagctgagctgtCCTTTGAACTACCGACGCCGTACGTGACCCTTGGCTAAAAGGATGAAATAGAATCACATGCATTTGAACAGACACGCAGGGTGGGTTCAGGGGAGAGGACGGCATTTCTCAGGCCAATTAAAGCTTCGGATCCGGCCGTAAGATCTCAATGATTATCATCAGAATGAGAAAATGATGCGGCGCGAGCAGGACTATTATTCATGATATGTACATATTAAAACATACTGCGTTTGAGGTGATGTGTACTGGTCAGCTAAACATGGCTTACAGATACTGAAGTTGTAATATATGCTTACATTTCTTAGTGTTTGCCCTGTGGATGTAATTAAATTCAACAGTCATTTGACGTTAAACATGCAGGCCGGCGGAAAAACGCctgtttgtactttttactaCACTATTAAGGGCCAATGTGTATGTAATTTTAGGGCATCCACGGCACAAAGGGCATGAAATAATCCTCACTCTGTGAAATTAAGAACTGCTGCGCTTTAGTGAGCCTAGAATTAGTCTTTGAACTGTAATGTTTGAGCCTTCGAAATAAAATCTTTAATTCAGCAGGGAAAGCTCACTTTGGGTTGTGTGTCCCTAAAGTCTGTAATGTTCAAAAGTCGTATTTTAAACCATAATCAGAGGCCATTGTTGCGTGTTAGGTAATAGTGTCATATTTTAAAGTGTGAGGAGATATTCTATCTAATCATTAGACCTTCTCAGTgtaggcagggggggggggggggatgtttgaaTTGCATATTTGTCTCCCAGACTATCGGGTAAGGGTaagcatgacacacacactcacacgaggacacacacactttaaacctACCAGGCAAGCGACCAGCACCGAGTCGCTGTTGTTTCTCTCGGTCGGGGAGCGACACAGTTCAATGAGGAAAGGAACCGCTGGGGAGGGAAGACACAGTTTACAAGCTTCGTCAGACACCGCTACGAACACGCGTACAAACGCAGCACATGTGTCGCGGACACATCGTGGACCCCGTTAAGTGCCAGCGTTTTACCCACCTCCAAGTGTgctttatattcatttaaacataATGAAATCATCTATACATGGACATGTGGTTTTCATGAAGCTGCTTCCCACGAGACGTGAACCAAAGATCCGAGAGGATCGACGGCTCTTAAAAGGGTTCAACGCGTAGAAATGCCGCGCTACCATTGAGCCGGATGGCTGCTCGGGCCACGTCGGGGTCTCTGCTCAGGCGGGCCAAGGTGACGGCAGCTTTCTGCTGGACGCGCTCACAGGCGGCGCCCTCCGACGGGCTCGGGGAGGTCGGCTtctcccccagcagcagcagcaggcgctCGATCCCTGAACGGGACCAAATGTCAAGTGGAGAGTCGCCAGGAAGGAGGGTGAGAATAAACAGGGGACATCTTCTAAGTTCATTGTGCACATTGtaaaagtatttgtacttttggATATTCACTCCGTGATTGCATCTCATGAATATGATTTATTTGGAAATGACTGAGGGACATAGATTGTGAATAATTATTACTGATGGTTCCACACTGGAATCACATGaatcaattcattttacaacacatataaaatataaaacaggtTGAAAAGGATTGACTTtcaagaacaaaataaatgatgcaatTATTGAATAATAAACcgtattttaaaaagctttactGTTAAAATATTTAGAAGTTGATGTTTCATTTAAGCTGCagcactcttcttcttctgaaattCTATCTGTTGCTGCCATCTTGAGGATTAAACAAGAACTACAACAATTCAAGGTGTCTAGTAATGCTGGTGTGtcggtctcacacacacacacacacacacacatacgtgtaAGCTGTGACATGTTTACCTTGGTCCTGCATGACTTCAGGGGCACACTGCTCTAAAACGGAAAGGTTTGCCAAGATTGTCAccacctgaaaaacaaaaaaaaacaaataattaagtCAGTTTTCTCTGACATATCGGCACCAGGAGCGTGAAAAGATTCAATCAGTCGTAACAGGATATCTAGAGTGCACCTGGTCTTTGGAGTAGGGCGTGTCCACTCTCTGGCGGTCTCTGCAGGCCTGCAGCAGGATGCGGATGGCGTTGAGCTGCAGGAGGATCTCACAGGCCATGCTGTCGAAGAAGGTGATGTTGGCCAAAGCCGCGGACGCCAGGAGGAACACCTCCCCACAGGAGGCGCTCTCGCATAGATCTGAGAGAACAAGACGTTCAGAGGAAGATGTTTCCAGCCTCAAACCCCCCTGTcggttatttttgtttttaggcCTAAAAACAGATGCATTCTGGGTGAGGGCCCCGCACGAGGCGGGTCAAACGTCTGGTGCACTCACTGATGAGCGCGGTGACGATGTCGTGCATGCTCTCCAGGAAGCTGGCCAGGTGCTGAGTGGACGTGTGATGAGGCGAGGTGACCTGagccaccaccgccgccgcctcggcCCGGGCCGCCTCCACGCTGCCCTCGTCCGTCAGGATGTCGGCCAGGCACAGGATCCCGTCCACCTGCACGTCCGCACGCATGCAGATCAACCCCTGACCAACTGTCCTCGGTGTCAAAGCAGGACACCGAGTAGATTTGCAATTAACGTACCATCATATCTCAAATATGTATGTTTCTGTGCATGCTTTCTTTGACATGAGACAGGTGTTAAGCTTTGGTAAAACCCCACATGGACCCTGTTTAACATTATTAGTATGATGCGATCTGCATCTCTGCCCTCATCGCATCAAGGACCAGACTGGAAACCGCTTTTTGGTTATTTTACATCCGTTCTTcattgttaaaatacaaaccatGAGTATggttatttattcaaatattcaataGTAGGTGAAGTCTGTTTGTGTTGACAGCTCTTGTGGAACAATGTAATCGTAGAGCAGATGTGTATCCACTTGGGGGGAGTATTACACAGTTGAAACCGCTGTGGTTCTTATCAAAGTGTCTGAGTAAATCATTCATACTATTAAGTCACACTTTACAGATTCATGACCTGGAGGACGCTAGTTACCAAGGTGGCAATTAAAAAGTGTCTCCTGGAGACGTACCCCTCATCGGGAACATGTTCTGTGTTCTCTATTGGTCACTTTCCAGTCACGGTCATTATTTCCACCGTCGTGTGTGGAGTTCGGAGCATCCAGAGTGAGGCGGGCCGTCACGCCTGTCACTCTGACGAGCATCACAGCGCGCGGCTTCTCAGGGCCATTCCCTATTTTCGTCTCTGTGGACGTCAGCAGCGGTGTGACAACGCGACCCACTGACGTGGAACGATCCactccccaaaccccccccccccccccccccattcttccTAAAATAGGATGTTCCCTAACTTCACATTTGCTTCATCCGATCCTGTGGAAAGTGAGAATGAGTTGAGTGATGAAGATCTGTTAACTGGTGGTTCTAATatgtaataaaatgtgttttattgtgcattaaaatacaaaagtcTGAGTGGAACTTTATATACTTCTATATAAGACATTATAAATGCAACAAGTGGAAActgactgaaataaaaaaaagtgacgcATTGGACAACTTTGGCCCTGCCCCCTAAATGTAGACCACGCCCACTTTGACACGCATCATTGGTCTCAAAAGGCTATTTGTGCTCATTTGAGTGAATGCATGTGCATGTTGGTGCTTGTGCGTTGCATATTCACGTCTGTCATATTTATATTAAACTATAACTATCCACTACACAATATCGCTAAGCAAAAATGTGTAGGTCTGAAAAGTCCAATTGTGTAGAAGTCCATGAGAAAATGACTGCTTActtgatttaaacattttaaacatgagtttatgatcTAAATCGCTGGTTTGAGCATCATGATGGGGATTGACTAAATGAGGATCCAATTCAGAGTGAATAACAAATGAGCATAGGGTGCTTTAAGGCTGGTCTGACTTGTGATTGGAAAGCTGTTCTCACTGCTTTCCTCTACTTTGAACTCTCTTACAGTGTTTCCTCAGTTCATGAAAGTCGATCAAAAAGCCAAACTCAAAGCTTCAGTCCGGAAACCGACCAGGTCCACCTCCCGCAAACAGTCAGCGGAACCCCGTCCGCTCCCCCCGTGCCGCGATGACATAACGCTCCAGTGGGGGAGGAAAACTAAGGCGGTAAATAGAAGATCCAGCGACGAGCAGATCGGCCCCTTCGCTCGGTCGCCCTCCATCGATGACAGGTGGGCTTCCGGTGCCCGAGCGCCTGCCGCTGATGATGGCGACTCGCCTGACAGCTTCTCTCCCGGGGAGGAGGCGGCTAATCTGGGCCCGACtctcggctcccccccccccccctcccccccagttaaaatagttttcttttcaCGCTCGGGTGACTCACGGCGTCCCAGCTGCCGCACGCGGGCGCCGCTGTGGCATCATTATCAGCCGGAATCAGGTCATATTTGTCTTTCCACACGCGATGGATTGACACAGGTGCGTCTGTTGTTTATTCTGGCTGAATTCTCCAAAGGGAACAAACGggggaacgagagagagagagagagagagagagagagagagagagagaaaggatgcGTCGCTGGCTTCCTCTCTAGCTGCCTCGCCTCCTTTccttcacacacatgcaggtcCGAATGTCTGACCGACCGAGGGCCCAGCGGAGACGGCGAGAGTTGAAGCTGAACTCACGAAAACGTGATCTAGTAAATAGCTTGAAAAACCTCGAAAAGAAACAATGCAGGTGTATAATTAACAACACACAGTCGGGCATGTGTCAATGGAGGCCTCTTAAACAATGTAACATTAATACTATCAATGGATGAACAAAGGCCTTTTCTccccaccaccctcctcctcctcctcctcctcctcctcctgcttctgctATCGTTGGCATTTCATTCacctgtgaaaataaactagGCGTCCCAGTCATAACAGGGAGAGCCTGGCGGCGTGTGTGCAGCGGTCAGGAGCACACGGcgctgcagggaggagggagaacgaCCTCTGAGCCACGAGGTCAGCTGATCAGCGTAAACACAGCCTGGGGGTACTTGAGGTTGATGTCATCTCACTTTCCCCCCGATTCCAAGGCAGGGAAATCTGGATCAGTGCTCATGTAGTATTCCAATTGGTTTCTTACATTTGGGCCTAAAATGTTTCTGAATATTTGCTCTCTGCGTATTTAGTAATTAAATAAACGATCGGACGTCTTTATCGAGTCCTTGACCCTCGCCCATCGTGggtttttttaggtttttttttccttcctacTTTTATCCCAACGTTCCAGCGAGGTTTACCTTGTCCAGTTGGTTGATTCCCTCCTCCACGCAGCAGATGGAGGCCACGGTTCTCAGGGCGTGAGCGTAGAGGTCTCTGAAGCGGTCCTGCCTGCAGATCTTGAACAGGACGACCACAGCTCCTTCCTGTGGAGGAAGGAAGTGGGATTAGGATCATCTGATGCTGGATGGTTGGATGACCTCCACAGTGAAACCTCGTCACCTGGGTCCTGTTCATCCGAGTGTGACTAATACATCAGAAAACGTTTCTATGTTCAGACCTCAAAGGCATTTTGggtgcaaaaataaaaaggtctgGGCCGTCGCTTGAGACGTTTTTCTATTAAAGGGAAAACAACCCTGAACCAAGTGCTGCTGTTAACTAAACCCAAACCACAGTCTGGCGCCGCGGGCCGGGGCTTTCTTTTTTCAGAGTCAAACCTCCCTGTGGTCCCTAAATTTAAGACTTCATTCAGTCCTTTGAGGCGGCCTCTGAAAAACAACCAGGCCACAGTTCAAcctttctttcccctcctcGAGGCTTGTGTTTGGTGTTTGGTGGCGAGTGGACACGGCCTTTGTTCTCGCGTACCTTCTCATGAGCTGAAGTGGCACCAACAGGTTTCTCAGTTTGGGAAAACTCAAATTCTTCAGTAAGAGTTTTGAGGTCACTCAAATCACTGTGCTTCAAAGGCAATGGATGATTTGGTCATTTGGTGGTACGAAGCGCGCCGGAGGTTTCTGTGGGAGCCAATCGGTCCGGCACGTctcggccaatcagagcgcgCCGGGGAGTCGGTAAGGCCCGGAGCGGCCCGGTCGGAATTTACTCCAGGAACCTCTCGAAACGAGCTAGCGCTGTCCATCGTGTTCGGATAGAAACGGCCCAAATATACATATCCCAGGAATGGAGAACCCTGATAGCAGCTCGCTATAATAGCTGAGACCATTCTGCTGGGTTATTATGCGtgttgtaaacaaacaaaaaaagctccTGAATGGTGTCGCAAAGCGCCCCTGTGacgaaaaaataaataaaatcaaaacccCACTTGCAGGTGTTGAATTCCTTGCCCGTACATAACTACCACCATTATCCTAACAAGGCCATTATGCTGGGCTGCCATGTGCCGCCGAGGCCTGGAGTGACCAATCATCATCCCGCCCCGGCAGCCTGAGcgcttcctcccccctccccccccccccgttcgccGCCTGCGCAATATTGTTCCGCCATGACTGGGAGAAAGGTTTTAATGAAGCGATTGAAACTCTGTGAAATCGATCCGTGTTCCGGGTTGGCGGAGGAGAGGTTTTTGATCCCGTCGCCGTGACGCAGACGCCGCTTTTAGCCATCGGAGTGAGTCTGTGCAGAGAATCCTGATCCAGAGGTCTGATGCGCTTCGCAGCTTCGGGGCCTTTGGTTTTGAAAAGTCATATTTTGTGAGTTTTCAAAGTGAACGATGCCTCCTGCAGGTGTCCACGGCAAAGGTCCAGGGGGCGGATATAACCGCTCCAATAGGTGTCTGCACTGTTCATGTGTTATGGAGAGGGCGGGGCTTAAATGTGGGGGTGGGGCTATCAGTCTACGTAAGTTAATGTATTCAAGATCAAACAACTTCTTCTTTAACGGAGAAAGAAGCTTTTTTTGCTCAATTCCAGGTGCCTGACTTCCTGTAGGTGGCCTAATTTAAATTTTAGCTACGATTGCCTCAATGCTCACATGTAGACCAAAGTTTGATCCACTTTAAATCAGAAATGTTACCTCTAACTTGACTCCAGACCACTTATCTGTtgcttcttttccttcctcatCAAACAACTCGCAGCTCTATTGTCTTCACTTCAACGCACGCGTTTATcctcacacacttttttttttgtggcactTGCTGCTCTCACATCATCACGTGAAACGCCACTACTCGTCTAATAATGGCTCTCTATCCATCCGCTTGCATGTGGAGGTTGACGCGGCGTGTAATTTCCTTCCATCTCACGGTTCCCTGAACTCCGCTGTGTGCTCTGGACTGTTGGTGCTCGCTCAAACGACGCCTTCGGCTTctccaggagctgcaggaggctcACGTCTCTAATTTGCCGAACCAAAGGGGGTTGCGTGTCAAATTTCTCGCGAAGAGGGTGGCGGAGGAAGCTAAATGTTCTCAGATTATATTAAAAAGGACACTTGTAGATCTTGCCTCTgccctgttggggggggggggggggaggggggcagggcaCGTTTACATCCGTATCCACGGTgacattaaacaaacacggaCATTCCAGGTGGTGTTTGATTTGGGAGATTTATGAGCTCACATTTTTCTCTTCAGTCACGTTAAGAGTTTGCAATACcggaatgttttcttttggggggggggggggtaatctttTTAATTAGCTTGTTCTTACGGATTTCTACAATCCCCAGCGATGAACAAAGCTCTAAG
It contains:
- the LOC119196194 gene encoding protein inscuteable homolog, which produces MASERMASPRSSSRQSSSLSSSQMRQVAATCAQKRGQNNAFIARMQSLHVDSVQRWMEDLRHMTEVECMCVLQAKPIGVEEDAQQGELIVAVGAGDHVARNNLQTLLRRALVVSTELGKMFQRLEKGRWQRVHSTAVRANCHVRSLVHEYSAARSTPPEMQKYERSLLEKCLELTNITERCLHSDDEFFLKSMREAIHDILTDVSDSFSNMIDMALANEIRLLIKQIDSSDSVHTIGSAISNLLSLTQDGPQLCSIIAKEGAVVVLFKICRQDRFRDLYAHALRTVASICCVEEGINQLDKVDGILCLADILTDEGSVEAARAEAAAVVAQVTSPHHTSTQHLASFLESMHDIVTALINLCESASCGEVFLLASAALANITFFDSMACEILLQLNAIRILLQACRDRQRVDTPYSKDQVVTILANLSVLEQCAPEVMQDQGIERLLLLLGEKPTSPSPSEGAACERVQQKAAVTLARLSRDPDVARAAIRLNAVPFLIELCRSPTERNNSDSVLVACLAALRRLAAGCPDSIEAADHQQLIKPRLVDSFLLCSNMEESFV